A genomic window from Cytobacillus suaedae includes:
- a CDS encoding response regulator, producing the protein MARLLLAEDEEVLRMLVVDTLEDEGYEIDEASDGQEAYHLICEKDYDLIILDFMMPGMTGLEVIEKIRTMPSKQEVKVMMLSAKNQKSDQEQVLNAGANYFISKPFSPLELVKRVEEILSEGK; encoded by the coding sequence TTGGCAAGGCTATTATTAGCGGAGGACGAAGAAGTCCTTCGCATGTTAGTTGTCGATACACTTGAGGATGAGGGGTATGAAATCGACGAAGCAAGTGATGGGCAGGAGGCTTATCACTTAATATGTGAGAAGGACTATGATCTCATCATTTTAGATTTTATGATGCCAGGTATGACTGGACTTGAAGTGATAGAGAAAATAAGAACAATGCCTAGTAAACAGGAAGTTAAGGTTATGATGCTCTCTGCTAAGAATCAGAAGTCAGACCAAGAACAAGTATTAAATGCTGGTGCGAACTATTTTATCTCTAAACCATTTAGTCCTTTGGAGCTAGTAAAGAGAGTTGAGGAGATACTTAGTGAAGGAAAGTAA
- a CDS encoding response regulator, with product MSIFFVISFISATIFLWYQHQLSEDYREKNNIIEKKERTAQRLDQAFNTAFFEMRGYVAFEKESMKLTALRQQKVISRYISELESLIETNEDLFFYNAVVEFNKFYFEESVPIVLEYLEEGDLEAISIYVSAGPTAKVNEFQAKLTEFRSDQDNNVEENFKELNSRITDSQVAFILFLGLMLLILLLLTRFMVMQIGKPLRELSITAGDVANGKMVSIIGQTHRDDELGALSRSFNKMVQSIYENEQDLTSQNEELQAQQDELQSQQIELERAISIMQHRELELERRNELIRGLANSLDKHHVLNSIVENMCKLIEADCGVIALLNSKGDYAGFGITKNRLSQFMDHLESGQLDRLLQKKKGFSIKRSYLEEEKGYHTHELYCHDLYLPVLSFNDKVEAVMVYTRYGDEFKDEEIEEYEALAKQISISLENVKLYEQTESDRLLTQDILNTIHEGILLVDQDGKVLQVNDQVCQLVECKNPDTLINAPFSNWTKDFEKVVENSKDLLDFYQDSLMKDSSKEESFIYHIKEPMKKVIHVYCEPLYRNKQKIGTVLVHRDITKEFEVDQMKSEFVSTVSHELRTPLASVLGFTELLLYKELKPERQKKYLTTIYQEAKRLTALINDFLDVQRMEAGKQSYEKKYEDIIPIIKDVLDTNQVNTQEHTIKLVNKASESIILCDKDKIAQVFNNLVSNAIKYSPNGGEIVLTILEEEEFLKVDIKDPGLGIPTEAIPNLFQKFYRIDNSDRRKIGGTGLGLAIVKEIVEAHEGFLEVKSVIKEGSTFTVAFPQIKGHQSTSSEPVVVKTINHANVVIVEDDSNLAALLAAELKESGLHVKHYKEGREALNGIKENTPDALVLDIMLAEKGIDGWDIIRELKNDPMLSSIPVFISSALEEREKGVALGANDYLIKPYSPSKLTNTIFQALLQKDRSGEIHIPKPEKD from the coding sequence ATGAGTATCTTCTTTGTAATTTCCTTTATAAGTGCAACCATATTTCTATGGTATCAACATCAGCTGTCTGAGGACTATCGTGAAAAGAATAACATAATTGAAAAGAAAGAAAGAACTGCCCAAAGGCTAGACCAAGCTTTTAATACTGCATTCTTTGAAATGAGAGGTTATGTTGCTTTTGAAAAAGAGTCGATGAAGCTAACAGCCCTCAGACAACAAAAAGTTATTAGTAGATATATTTCAGAGCTTGAATCTTTAATTGAAACAAACGAAGATCTATTTTTTTATAATGCGGTTGTTGAGTTCAACAAATTTTACTTCGAAGAATCAGTGCCAATTGTTCTAGAATATCTTGAAGAGGGAGATTTAGAGGCTATTTCGATTTATGTTAGTGCCGGTCCAACTGCTAAGGTAAATGAGTTTCAAGCAAAGCTAACTGAATTCCGTTCAGACCAAGATAACAATGTAGAGGAAAACTTTAAAGAGTTAAATTCAAGAATTACTGACAGTCAAGTTGCCTTCATTCTATTTTTAGGATTAATGCTATTGATTTTATTACTATTAACTAGATTTATGGTCATGCAAATTGGTAAGCCACTAAGAGAACTATCCATAACAGCAGGAGATGTAGCAAACGGTAAAATGGTCAGTATTATCGGACAAACCCACCGCGATGACGAATTAGGAGCCTTGTCACGATCGTTTAATAAGATGGTTCAAAGTATTTATGAGAATGAACAGGACCTAACTTCCCAAAACGAAGAGTTACAAGCCCAACAAGATGAATTACAAAGTCAGCAAATTGAACTAGAGAGAGCAATTTCTATCATGCAGCACCGTGAATTAGAGCTTGAGAGAAGAAATGAATTAATCAGGGGTTTAGCTAATTCTCTCGATAAGCACCATGTTCTTAACAGCATTGTTGAAAATATGTGTAAATTAATAGAAGCAGATTGTGGAGTTATAGCCCTTCTTAATTCAAAAGGTGATTATGCAGGATTCGGAATCACTAAAAATAGACTTTCTCAATTTATGGATCATCTCGAGAGTGGTCAGCTCGACCGTCTTCTTCAAAAGAAAAAAGGATTTTCAATTAAACGAAGCTACTTAGAAGAAGAAAAAGGATATCATACACATGAGTTGTACTGCCATGATCTCTATTTACCAGTACTTTCGTTCAATGATAAAGTAGAAGCTGTTATGGTTTATACCAGATATGGTGATGAGTTTAAAGATGAAGAAATAGAGGAATATGAAGCTTTAGCAAAGCAAATTTCTATCTCGCTAGAAAATGTAAAATTGTATGAACAAACAGAATCGGATCGTCTTTTAACTCAAGATATTTTAAATACGATTCATGAAGGAATCCTTTTAGTTGACCAAGATGGAAAGGTTCTTCAGGTAAACGATCAAGTTTGCCAATTAGTAGAATGTAAAAATCCAGACACTTTAATTAATGCTCCATTTTCCAACTGGACAAAAGACTTTGAAAAAGTAGTTGAGAATAGCAAAGACTTGCTCGATTTCTATCAAGATTCTCTTATGAAAGATAGTAGTAAAGAAGAGTCATTCATCTATCATATTAAAGAACCAATGAAAAAGGTTATTCACGTGTATTGTGAACCACTATACCGAAATAAGCAAAAAATAGGTACTGTTCTTGTTCATCGTGATATTACAAAAGAATTTGAAGTTGATCAGATGAAATCAGAGTTTGTAAGTACCGTAAGTCATGAATTACGTACACCTTTAGCGAGTGTACTTGGTTTTACAGAGTTACTTTTATATAAGGAACTTAAGCCAGAACGTCAAAAGAAATATTTAACAACAATCTATCAGGAAGCCAAGAGGTTAACCGCCCTGATTAATGATTTCCTTGACGTTCAGCGTATGGAGGCTGGAAAGCAATCCTACGAAAAGAAGTATGAGGATATCATTCCTATTATAAAAGATGTACTAGACACCAATCAGGTGAATACTCAAGAGCACACTATTAAGCTCGTTAATAAAGCAAGCGAATCCATCATTCTTTGTGATAAAGATAAAATAGCACAAGTCTTCAATAATTTAGTTAGCAATGCAATTAAATATTCTCCTAATGGAGGGGAGATAGTTCTTACCATTTTAGAAGAGGAAGAGTTCTTAAAGGTGGATATAAAAGACCCGGGACTTGGAATTCCTACAGAAGCAATTCCAAACCTTTTCCAAAAGTTCTACCGAATTGATAATTCAGACCGAAGAAAGATAGGTGGAACTGGTTTAGGGCTTGCTATTGTAAAGGAGATTGTTGAAGCACATGAAGGGTTTCTGGAAGTAAAATCAGTCATAAAAGAAGGAAGCACTTTTACAGTTGCCTTTCCTCAAATCAAAGGTCATCAATCAACTTCATCTGAGCCTGTTGTAGTAAAAACAATAAATCATGCAAATGTAGTGATTGTAGAAGATGATAGTAACCTTGCAGCTTTATTAGCTGCTGAGTTGAAGGAAAGTGGGCTACATGTTAAGCATTACAAGGAAGGTCGGGAAGCACTGAATGGGATTAAGGAAAATACTCCTGATGCACTTGTTCTTGATATTATGCTAGCTGAGAAAGGAATAGATGGTTGGGATATTATTCGCGAACTAAAAAATGATCCTATGTTATCTTCAATTCCAGTCTTCATCTCTTCAGCACTTGAAGAGAGAGAAAAAGGAGTCGCTTTAGGAGCTAATGATTATTTGATTAAACCCTATTCGCCTAGTAAGTTAACAAATACCATTTTTCAAGCATTACTACAGAAAGATCGAAGTGGTGAAATTCACATACCTAAACCAGAAAAAGACTAA
- a CDS encoding HD domain-containing protein — MTIYQNFIKRTLTNYVFGSFVAVVGVGGIFIFSTLSLLASETFYLIVTLFSSLTIMFIAELSVFRKHTRPIQIAFNRTVPSLDELEKAYIQTHRFPILTLKRIFGPHLFGLTIPAVSITFVLIYFDLLTLPYRYILLAILGGVLVAFMHGLIEYFLTTKAIQPILHHLRNMASTLYNEDISLRGKVLVSIQQKFLFSSLFIGVFPLLLFSLASQIRLQEYEVVQFNDYWNWAIVVLIIAILSAIYGAFLLYKDISQPIEQLQQNMKVIEKGKYTISEDSYSDEFSRVISGFNLMVTGLRDRERMNQQLMNSFYTTFAMTLDARDPYTAGHSIRVAEYSVKIAKEANFSEEEIDLLKKSALLHDIGKIGVRDNVLLKDGRLTDEEFEEIKKHPVIGASILSQIQPIEAIAPLIPGVRHHHERMDGKGYPDKLKGDEIPIFGRIMAVADAFDAMTSDRPYRKGMPVSKALQILEEGKGTQWDPRFIDIFINIMNTELQKNGRATS; from the coding sequence ATGACTATTTATCAAAATTTTATTAAACGTACCTTAACGAACTATGTTTTCGGATCCTTTGTAGCTGTTGTAGGTGTTGGAGGTATATTTATATTTTCTACTCTCTCACTCCTAGCTTCCGAGACCTTTTACCTGATAGTTACTTTGTTCTCTTCACTGACGATTATGTTCATAGCGGAATTAAGTGTTTTCCGCAAACACACTCGACCAATTCAAATAGCGTTCAATCGAACTGTACCATCACTAGATGAACTCGAAAAAGCATATATCCAAACCCACAGGTTTCCTATTTTAACTCTTAAAAGAATTTTTGGGCCACACTTATTTGGTTTGACAATTCCAGCAGTTAGCATTACTTTTGTATTGATTTATTTTGACCTTTTGACTTTGCCTTACAGATATATTCTTCTAGCCATTTTAGGTGGGGTTCTAGTGGCCTTCATGCATGGATTAATAGAATATTTTTTAACAACGAAAGCCATTCAGCCCATTCTACACCATTTAAGAAATATGGCTAGTACGCTTTACAATGAGGATATTTCTTTACGCGGTAAGGTACTTGTATCTATTCAACAGAAATTTTTATTTAGTTCCTTATTTATAGGGGTTTTTCCTCTTTTATTATTTAGTTTAGCTTCACAAATCAGACTTCAGGAATATGAAGTAGTGCAGTTCAATGATTATTGGAATTGGGCCATTGTTGTTCTAATCATTGCAATTTTATCTGCCATTTATGGAGCTTTCCTATTGTATAAAGATATCTCACAACCAATCGAGCAATTGCAACAAAATATGAAGGTAATTGAAAAGGGGAAATATACAATCTCAGAAGATAGTTATTCAGATGAATTCTCTCGTGTTATATCAGGATTTAACTTGATGGTAACAGGCCTACGTGATAGAGAAAGAATGAATCAGCAATTAATGAATAGCTTTTATACTACCTTCGCGATGACACTAGATGCGAGAGATCCCTACACTGCGGGACACTCGATTAGAGTAGCAGAATACTCAGTAAAAATTGCAAAAGAAGCTAATTTTTCTGAAGAGGAAATTGATCTTTTAAAGAAATCGGCTTTGCTACATGATATCGGAAAAATTGGTGTTAGAGATAATGTATTATTAAAAGATGGAAGATTAACAGATGAAGAATTTGAAGAAATAAAAAAACATCCAGTTATTGGGGCTTCAATTCTTTCTCAAATCCAACCAATTGAAGCTATTGCTCCCCTCATTCCTGGAGTAAGACATCACCATGAACGAATGGATGGTAAAGGATATCCGGATAAACTTAAGGGTGATGAAATTCCTATTTTCGGGAGAATAATGGCGGTTGCGGATGCATTTGATGCGATGACATCAGATCGACCTTATCGAAAAGGAATGCCAGTTTCAAAAGCTCTTCAAATTCTTGAAGAAGGAAAAGGTACACAGTGGGACCCTCGTTTTATAGATATCTTTATTAATATTATGAATACAGAGCTACAAAAGAATGGAAGAGCGACTAGTTAA
- a CDS encoding EAL domain-containing protein yields MEKRKGTIGRNLKSIMNNEKMENDIFQIILKYIEDLIYIMKVDNDITFRYLYANENALKQAMLIPEYIGKTFHDILPERIAVHLQDKYGEVIKSRSVVSFQDHVILPNGRDVYSESILTPIFDEENVIQYIVSITRDITNRVNENKKLIESTERYKSLVDHNMDAVISLDLKGTILHANPSTIKIFGYHEEPLHHNSIFNLIDKSDIGHFREIFQETLNGQPSELMECKIKCMDNRIIYVHVKTVPIIVSGEVSGIFAIVKDITEQIHYHKMMKHMAYYDQLTGLPNRSSLKEDLTRIVSKANEIKQQFSIMYLDLDRFKFLNDTLGHNVGDEVLIQVANRLKTINIGGYTIYRQGGDEFIVLFENSTIKNSSILADRILDVFKKPFIFAQQEYFMTTSIGISCFPNDGIDGETLIKNADTALYQVKERGKGHYQYYRKDMKKGTSQTMLLETGLRKSIERDELVLMYQPQIDLLTGETTSFEALIRWNHPERGFISPGEFIPLAEETGLIIPIGEWVIEKVCKKLRDWKEAGYSDISIAVNLSPRQFQQPGLVRYIESSILANQIDSNNLEFEITEGAIQDSKEALHILAELKKLGVRVAVDDFGTGYSSLSYLKYYPIDTLKIDQSFIKEVLLDKKDMAITTTIIHLAQSLGLAVVAEGVEDEEQAIFLKKMKCDKAQGYFFSRPINEEAVEFNYLKK; encoded by the coding sequence GTGGAAAAGCGCAAAGGGACTATTGGCAGAAATTTAAAAAGCATCATGAATAATGAAAAAATGGAGAATGATATTTTTCAAATCATTCTAAAATACATTGAAGATCTTATCTATATCATGAAAGTAGATAATGATATTACTTTTCGATATCTATATGCAAATGAAAATGCATTAAAACAAGCAATGCTAATCCCTGAATACATAGGTAAAACGTTTCACGATATCCTTCCTGAACGTATAGCTGTACATCTACAAGACAAATATGGAGAAGTAATAAAATCCAGATCAGTAGTATCCTTTCAGGATCATGTTATTCTCCCAAACGGACGGGATGTCTACAGCGAATCGATACTTACACCTATTTTTGATGAGGAAAATGTCATTCAGTATATTGTTAGTATAACGAGGGATATAACTAATCGTGTAAATGAAAATAAAAAACTAATTGAAAGCACTGAAAGATATAAATCACTTGTTGATCATAATATGGATGCAGTCATATCTTTGGATTTAAAGGGGACAATTCTTCATGCAAATCCATCAACAATAAAAATTTTTGGGTATCATGAAGAGCCATTACATCACAATTCTATTTTTAATCTAATAGACAAAAGTGACATTGGACACTTTCGAGAAATATTCCAAGAAACGTTGAATGGGCAACCAAGCGAGTTAATGGAATGTAAGATAAAGTGCATGGATAACAGAATCATTTATGTTCATGTGAAAACTGTGCCAATCATAGTCAGTGGTGAGGTTAGTGGCATATTCGCCATTGTAAAAGATATTACTGAACAAATACACTATCATAAAATGATGAAACACATGGCTTACTACGACCAACTAACAGGTTTACCGAATCGTAGTTCATTAAAGGAAGATTTGACGAGAATTGTTTCAAAAGCAAATGAAATAAAGCAACAATTCTCTATTATGTACTTAGATTTAGACCGCTTTAAATTTCTAAATGATACATTAGGACATAATGTTGGTGATGAAGTTCTAATACAAGTTGCCAACCGTTTAAAAACTATAAATATAGGTGGATATACCATTTACCGCCAAGGCGGTGATGAATTTATTGTCCTCTTTGAGAACTCAACGATTAAAAATTCAAGTATTTTAGCGGATAGGATATTAGATGTATTTAAAAAGCCGTTTATATTTGCTCAGCAAGAATATTTTATGACTACTAGCATCGGAATCAGTTGTTTTCCTAACGATGGAATAGATGGTGAAACGTTAATCAAAAATGCTGATACGGCACTTTATCAAGTAAAGGAACGTGGAAAAGGGCATTATCAATATTATCGTAAGGATATGAAAAAAGGTACTTCACAAACCATGCTATTGGAGACAGGTCTTAGAAAGTCGATAGAACGTGATGAATTAGTCCTTATGTATCAACCTCAGATCGATCTTCTAACAGGTGAAACTACAAGCTTTGAAGCACTAATTAGGTGGAATCACCCAGAGCGTGGTTTTATTTCGCCGGGAGAATTCATCCCACTGGCTGAAGAAACTGGTCTTATCATACCTATAGGTGAATGGGTGATAGAAAAAGTATGTAAAAAACTCAGGGATTGGAAGGAAGCTGGGTATAGTGATATTTCAATTGCTGTTAATTTATCACCTAGACAGTTCCAACAGCCTGGGTTGGTAAGGTATATTGAGAGCAGCATACTAGCTAATCAGATTGATTCTAACAATCTTGAGTTTGAAATAACCGAAGGAGCTATTCAGGACTCGAAGGAAGCCTTACATATACTTGCAGAATTGAAAAAACTTGGTGTTAGAGTTGCAGTAGATGACTTTGGAACAGGTTATTCTTCCTTGAGTTACCTTAAATATTACCCAATAGATACACTGAAAATTGACCAATCCTTCATTAAAGAGGTTTTGCTAGATAAGAAAGATATGGCGATAACCACAACTATTATTCACCTTGCTCAAAGCTTAGGTTTAGCTGTAGTAGCCGAGGGTGTGGAAGATGAAGAACAAGCTATTTTCTTAAAAAAGATGAAATGTGATAAAGCACAAGGATACTTTTTCAGTAGGCCGATTAATGAAGAAGCTGTAGAGTTCAACTATTTAAAAAAATAA
- a CDS encoding metallophosphoesterase, with amino-acid sequence MAKKYSRRFFLKRIISSVIGAFLASAFGYYYARYIEPKMIHLTKHTIEHPLIPSSFNSMKIVQFSDTHVGSFFTTEQLEEVVEKINQVKPDIVLFTGDLLDEPNKYPFPETIPPILSRIQALQGKFCIYGNHDHGGYGTEIYKEIMQQSGFTLLKNNSAVISRDEGEIVISGLDDAMLGKPDYSHTFSSISPESIFTILMVHEPDLAPQSAYHGAHIQLSGHSHGGQIQLPFLGPIVTPPLGTNYYEGTHTIENLTLFVNKGLGTTRLPFRFLAIPEISVYTLKSPHS; translated from the coding sequence ATGGCAAAAAAATATTCGCGTCGATTCTTTTTAAAACGTATCATTTCTTCCGTTATTGGAGCGTTTTTAGCGTCAGCCTTTGGTTATTATTATGCCAGATATATAGAACCTAAAATGATACACCTTACAAAGCATACAATTGAACATCCCCTTATCCCTAGTTCCTTCAATTCTATGAAAATAGTTCAATTTAGCGACACCCATGTCGGGTCTTTTTTTACAACTGAACAATTAGAAGAAGTAGTCGAAAAAATAAATCAGGTTAAGCCAGATATTGTCCTATTTACCGGTGACTTACTTGATGAACCCAATAAATACCCTTTTCCAGAAACCATACCTCCAATCCTATCAAGGATCCAAGCTCTACAAGGCAAATTTTGTATTTATGGTAATCATGATCATGGTGGATATGGTACAGAAATCTATAAGGAGATTATGCAGCAAAGTGGTTTCACTTTATTAAAGAACAACTCTGCAGTTATCTCACGAGATGAAGGAGAGATTGTGATATCAGGACTAGATGATGCCATGTTAGGTAAGCCAGATTATTCTCATACCTTCTCCTCCATTTCTCCAGAGTCAATATTTACGATTTTAATGGTTCATGAGCCGGATTTAGCACCACAATCTGCCTATCATGGAGCACACATTCAGCTTTCGGGTCACAGTCATGGAGGCCAGATTCAGCTGCCTTTTCTAGGGCCCATCGTTACTCCGCCACTCGGAACAAACTATTATGAAGGTACACATACAATAGAGAATTTAACACTATTTGTTAATAAGGGATTAGGAACAACTCGTCTTCCCTTTCGCTTCCTAGCGATTCCAGAAATATCAGTTTACACCTTAAAAAGCCCACACTCATAA
- a CDS encoding STAS domain-containing protein yields the protein MSQNGLTTNIESDEKLRLNRLASIGQLSAGIAHEVRNPLTAVKGFLQLVNEEKSEPYIDIALTELDNALSTLNNLLQVSKPDLEAEKYVSINLCSELEAILALFQDQIYRVEIIKSFSNCDKVILGQRNTLKKAFFNLLKNAFEAIEDRGSITVDLYSSGEELCVRIKDTGVGIPSEKLELLGTPFFSTKDNGTGMGLTQVFTTLHKHGAKVKVESFVGIGTTFDIVFPITQKKEFKVTKMDGLQYIENHSFKEFLYFNKEVFDDLLQKRSRTIFAEIKDSPITEDHLHEIALRIVSYLDQDSEHELLILAKQQGVEWAKHDLPSIIKLEWFQGLRSLYWDFMYNFFKNCNVEIDEFFSLEKKTNYYLDMFLNHYIISFNEYKNNLFHSQREVIEELSVPIIPLTDTVAVLPIVGTMDTYRAKKLQEKTLREIEKNKFKKMIIDLSGVAYLDTAVVAHMFKIIDGFRLLGCNAVVTGIRSEVANTMIELGVALDDKVETRADLKQALEDFKIL from the coding sequence TTGTCACAAAATGGATTAACCACCAATATAGAAAGTGACGAAAAGCTAAGACTAAATAGACTTGCTTCTATAGGTCAATTATCAGCTGGGATTGCTCATGAAGTTCGTAATCCATTGACCGCAGTTAAAGGGTTTTTACAGCTTGTTAACGAAGAAAAGTCTGAACCCTATATTGATATTGCATTAACGGAACTAGACAATGCACTCTCTACTCTAAATAATCTCTTACAAGTTTCTAAACCAGACCTAGAGGCTGAAAAATATGTCTCTATCAATCTATGCTCTGAACTCGAAGCTATTCTCGCACTCTTTCAAGACCAAATCTATAGAGTGGAGATTATCAAAAGTTTTTCAAACTGTGACAAGGTAATCTTAGGACAAAGAAACACACTTAAGAAAGCGTTCTTCAACTTACTTAAAAATGCATTCGAAGCAATAGAAGATCGTGGGTCAATAACCGTTGACCTCTATTCGTCAGGAGAAGAGCTTTGTGTTCGGATTAAAGATACTGGAGTGGGGATTCCTTCTGAAAAGCTAGAGCTTCTCGGAACTCCATTCTTCTCAACTAAAGACAACGGAACAGGAATGGGCCTTACCCAAGTATTCACTACACTACATAAGCACGGTGCGAAGGTTAAAGTTGAAAGCTTTGTTGGTATAGGGACGACCTTCGATATCGTATTTCCAATCACACAAAAAAAGGAGTTTAAAGTAACCAAAATGGATGGATTACAATATATAGAAAACCACAGCTTTAAGGAATTTTTATATTTTAATAAAGAAGTCTTTGATGACCTTTTGCAAAAACGTTCTCGAACCATTTTTGCCGAAATTAAAGATTCACCAATTACAGAAGACCATTTACATGAAATCGCTTTACGAATCGTCAGTTATTTAGATCAGGATTCTGAACATGAGCTTTTAATCCTTGCTAAACAACAGGGTGTAGAATGGGCAAAGCATGACCTCCCCTCAATCATCAAACTTGAATGGTTCCAAGGCTTACGTAGTTTGTATTGGGACTTTATGTATAATTTCTTTAAAAATTGCAATGTGGAGATTGACGAATTCTTTTCTCTTGAAAAAAAGACGAACTATTATTTAGATATGTTTTTAAATCATTATATTATTAGTTTCAATGAATACAAGAACAATCTTTTCCATTCACAACGTGAGGTCATTGAAGAACTATCTGTTCCAATTATCCCTTTAACGGATACAGTTGCTGTGTTGCCTATAGTTGGAACAATGGATACCTATCGAGCAAAAAAACTGCAAGAAAAAACACTACGTGAAATTGAGAAGAATAAATTTAAAAAGATGATTATCGATTTATCAGGAGTGGCATACCTTGATACGGCAGTCGTAGCTCATATGTTTAAAATTATAGATGGGTTTAGGTTATTAGGTTGTAACGCTGTTGTAACTGGTATACGCTCAGAGGTTGCTAATACTATGATTGAACTTGGTGTTGCGTTGGATGACAAAGTTGAAACAAGAGCAGACTTAAAACAAGCACTCGAGGATTTCAAAATTTTATAA
- a CDS encoding ATP-binding protein: METFQSSIINENDILLALSSTNKLIKSLPFSEIDRQKVFVSISELTRNVIMHAQGVGEFICEVNDKGVTIIVKDRGIGIKSVSDVMSGIKNPNSQGLGLGLLGVKRLMDEFYIKSSEEGGTTVIVTKWINHQYRK; this comes from the coding sequence ATGGAAACATTTCAGTCATCAATCATCAATGAGAATGATATTTTACTAGCATTAAGTTCTACAAACAAATTAATTAAAAGCCTACCTTTTTCAGAGATTGATAGGCAAAAGGTTTTTGTTAGCATCTCCGAATTAACACGAAATGTGATTATGCATGCGCAAGGTGTAGGAGAGTTTATCTGTGAAGTAAATGACAAAGGTGTAACGATTATCGTTAAAGACCGGGGAATTGGGATAAAATCTGTCTCTGATGTAATGAGCGGCATAAAAAACCCAAATTCACAAGGTTTAGGTCTTGGACTCCTCGGTGTAAAAAGATTAATGGATGAATTTTATATTAAATCATCTGAGGAAGGAGGAACAACAGTCATTGTCACAAAATGGATTAACCACCAATATAGAAAGTGA
- a CDS encoding 2,4-dienoyl-CoA reductase yields the protein MKGKVVIVTGGSNGMGKYMAQKFAKEGAYVVITGRTLEKLEVTKKEIETFEGQVLPVQMDVRQPEHVEHMVNETDKAFGRIDYLVNNAAGNFITPAEKLSANGWNSVINIVLNGTFYCSSAVGNYWIEKGIKGSIINMVATYAWNAGAGVVHSASAKAGVLSMTRTLAVEWGRKYGIRVNAIAPGPIERTGGADRLWESEEAAKRTLNSVPLGRLGTPEEIAGLAYFLLSDEAAYINGECITMDGGQWLNQFPF from the coding sequence ATGAAAGGAAAAGTGGTAATCGTAACCGGTGGTTCTAATGGAATGGGGAAATATATGGCTCAAAAGTTTGCAAAAGAAGGAGCCTATGTTGTCATTACTGGTAGAACTCTTGAGAAATTAGAAGTAACAAAAAAAGAAATTGAAACTTTTGAGGGTCAAGTACTTCCTGTACAAATGGATGTGCGTCAGCCTGAACACGTTGAACATATGGTCAATGAGACTGATAAGGCATTTGGTAGAATTGATTATCTTGTAAATAATGCAGCCGGGAATTTTATTACACCTGCAGAGAAGCTTTCTGCTAATGGTTGGAACTCAGTGATAAATATTGTTTTGAATGGAACGTTTTACTGTAGTTCTGCAGTAGGTAATTACTGGATCGAAAAAGGGATAAAGGGAAGTATTATTAATATGGTTGCTACATATGCGTGGAATGCTGGAGCAGGGGTTGTACACTCTGCAAGTGCAAAAGCAGGGGTACTTTCTATGACAAGAACCTTAGCAGTTGAGTGGGGCCGTAAATATGGTATTAGAGTAAATGCGATAGCTCCTGGTCCAATTGAACGTACTGGTGGAGCAGACCGACTATGGGAGTCAGAGGAAGCAGCTAAACGGACGCTAAATAGTGTTCCTCTTGGCAGGTTAGGAACTCCAGAAGAAATTGCGGGTCTGGCTTATTTCTTATTATCTGATGAAGCAGCATATATTAATGGTGAATGTATAACGATGGATGGTGGCCAATGGCTAAATCAATTCCCGTTCTAA